The Agromyces sp. LHK192 genome includes a window with the following:
- a CDS encoding cation-translocating P-type ATPase, giving the protein MTDVETPPTRPWYTEEPDEVVAALGSDLGRGLSADEAARRLAEHGPNAIAAEPAPSVWQVALRQLADPMNIMLVVVAIVSLLIAQVSVGILVGALVVLNVVLGTRQEMKAKASVDALAKMQIPQARVIRGGGLVQVDATTLVPGDLLALEAGDIVPADGRILRSATLETQEAALTGESAPIPKDAGTIDDPDTTLGDRSNMVFQNTQVTRGTASVLVTDTGMTTQMGRIASMLSAVKPAKSPLQRELDSLTGVLGWIAWGAVAVIVITGLLRGQEVASVILLGISMAISAIPTGMPSFVQAMLSYGARQLAEHRAVVKNLTDVETLGATSSINSDKTGTLTMNEMTVESLYFRGAWFTVSGSGYEKSGEIRGATVEPRRDFTMLASGLALCSDATVSDDGAVVGDPTEAALVVLAAKMGVDAELTRAAHPRLAVVPFDSAYKFMGTFHTVPGEVGTGSVVFVKGGPDVVLDRCGSIATADGPVPIAEQREAILDANRSLSERGLRVLAFAYRRIPEGTPIEVDPMAMIGDLVFVGLVGIIDPLRPSSKEAVRIAKEAGIEVRMITGDHAITAAAIGAQLGLGDGAASGADLQAMSDDELKAALPHLHVFGRVTPEDKLRLARLMQEQGAVVAMTGDAVNDAAALKQADIGVAMGSGSEVTKQAGKMILVDDNFGTLVTAVRLGRAIYEKIVSYVRFQMSQLFSLVLLFLVASLFGINDGVPLTPIMVLFLNFFVAIFPVIAILLDPTPDGIMQKPPRDPKKTIANGAAVTRWFLYGGVLFVATLIPLLIAPDQLSSTEPNPPVTMAFVVAAFGAVLSGLVMRRDPESGLGPPILTAIKWLSIPVALTVAAVELGFMQRFVGTTSLDGGQWLTCIGLALIVPVFVEVEKAIRRARHARA; this is encoded by the coding sequence GTGACCGACGTCGAGACGCCGCCGACGCGGCCCTGGTACACGGAGGAGCCCGACGAGGTCGTGGCCGCGCTCGGGAGCGACCTCGGCCGTGGGCTGAGTGCGGACGAGGCCGCGCGCAGGCTCGCCGAGCACGGGCCCAATGCGATCGCCGCGGAACCGGCGCCCTCGGTCTGGCAGGTCGCCCTGCGCCAGCTCGCCGACCCGATGAACATCATGCTCGTCGTCGTGGCGATCGTGAGCCTGCTCATCGCCCAGGTGAGCGTCGGCATCCTCGTCGGCGCGCTGGTCGTGCTCAACGTCGTGCTCGGCACGAGGCAGGAGATGAAGGCGAAGGCCTCGGTCGACGCGCTGGCGAAGATGCAGATCCCGCAGGCGCGCGTCATCCGCGGCGGCGGACTCGTGCAGGTGGATGCGACGACCCTCGTGCCGGGCGACCTGCTCGCCCTCGAGGCCGGCGACATCGTGCCCGCCGACGGGCGGATCCTGCGGTCGGCCACGCTCGAGACGCAGGAGGCCGCGCTCACCGGCGAGAGCGCGCCGATCCCCAAGGACGCCGGCACGATCGACGACCCCGACACGACGCTCGGCGATCGATCGAACATGGTGTTCCAGAACACGCAGGTCACCCGGGGCACCGCGAGCGTCTTGGTGACCGACACCGGCATGACGACCCAGATGGGCCGGATCGCGTCGATGCTGTCGGCGGTGAAGCCGGCCAAGTCGCCGCTGCAGCGCGAACTCGACTCCCTGACGGGCGTGCTCGGGTGGATCGCCTGGGGCGCGGTCGCGGTCATCGTGATCACCGGGCTGCTCAGGGGCCAGGAGGTCGCGTCGGTCATCCTGCTCGGGATCTCGATGGCCATCTCGGCCATTCCGACGGGCATGCCCTCGTTCGTGCAGGCGATGCTGTCGTACGGCGCCAGGCAACTGGCGGAGCACCGCGCCGTCGTGAAGAACCTCACCGACGTGGAGACCCTCGGGGCGACGAGCTCGATCAACTCCGACAAGACCGGCACGCTCACCATGAACGAGATGACGGTCGAGTCGCTGTACTTCCGCGGAGCCTGGTTCACCGTGTCGGGCAGCGGGTACGAGAAGTCCGGGGAGATCCGGGGCGCGACCGTCGAGCCGAGGCGCGACTTCACGATGCTCGCCTCGGGGCTCGCGCTCTGCAGCGACGCCACCGTCTCCGACGACGGCGCCGTGGTCGGGGACCCGACGGAGGCCGCCCTCGTGGTGCTCGCGGCGAAGATGGGCGTCGACGCGGAACTGACCCGTGCCGCCCACCCGCGGCTGGCCGTCGTGCCGTTCGACTCGGCCTACAAGTTCATGGGAACGTTCCACACCGTCCCCGGTGAGGTGGGCACGGGCTCCGTGGTGTTCGTCAAGGGCGGCCCCGACGTCGTGCTGGATCGCTGCGGCAGCATCGCGACCGCCGACGGGCCCGTGCCGATCGCCGAGCAGCGCGAAGCGATCCTGGACGCGAACCGGAGCCTGTCGGAACGCGGCCTGCGCGTGCTCGCCTTCGCGTACCGGCGGATCCCCGAGGGCACGCCGATCGAGGTCGACCCCATGGCCATGATCGGCGACCTCGTGTTCGTCGGCCTCGTCGGCATCATCGACCCGCTCCGGCCGTCGTCGAAGGAGGCCGTCCGCATCGCGAAGGAGGCCGGCATCGAGGTCCGGATGATCACGGGCGACCACGCGATCACCGCGGCCGCGATCGGCGCCCAGCTCGGCCTCGGCGACGGGGCGGCGAGCGGTGCCGACCTGCAGGCGATGTCGGACGACGAACTGAAGGCCGCCCTCCCGCACCTCCACGTCTTCGGTCGCGTCACGCCCGAGGACAAGCTCCGGCTCGCCCGCCTCATGCAGGAGCAGGGTGCGGTCGTCGCGATGACCGGCGACGCGGTCAACGATGCGGCGGCGCTCAAGCAGGCCGACATCGGCGTGGCCATGGGTTCGGGCAGCGAGGTGACCAAGCAGGCCGGGAAGATGATCCTCGTCGACGACAACTTCGGCACCTTGGTCACGGCGGTGCGCCTGGGCCGCGCGATCTACGAGAAGATCGTCAGCTACGTGCGGTTCCAGATGTCGCAGCTGTTCTCCCTCGTGCTGCTGTTCCTGGTCGCCAGCCTGTTCGGCATCAACGACGGGGTGCCGCTGACCCCGATCATGGTGCTGTTCCTCAACTTCTTCGTCGCCATCTTCCCGGTGATCGCGATCCTGCTCGACCCGACGCCCGACGGGATCATGCAGAAACCGCCGCGCGACCCCAAGAAGACGATCGCGAACGGCGCGGCGGTGACGCGCTGGTTCCTCTATGGCGGCGTGCTGTTCGTGGCGACCCTGATCCCGCTCCTGATCGCGCCCGACCAGCTCAGCTCGACTGAACCGAACCCGCCCGTGACCATGGCGTTCGTCGTCGCCGCCTTCGGCGCCGTCCTCAGCGGTCTGGTGATGCGCCGCGACCCGGAGAGCGGCCTCGGGCCGCCGATCCTCACCGCGATCAAGTGGCTGTCCATCCCGGTCGCGCTCACCGTCGCCGCGGTCGAGCTCGGGTTCATGCAGCGGTTCGTCGGGACGACGAGCCTCGACGGCGGCCAGTGGCTGACATGCATCGGACTCGCACTGATCGTCCCGGTCTTCGTCGAGGTCGAGAAGGCGATCCGGCGGGCACGGCACGCCCGGGCGTGA
- a CDS encoding AI-2E family transporter, with the protein MWWNRRKASEPEPEPAEPEVAAETATEHRGAFIMLALAGGTVAAFGLAAIADIFVWSFFAVVLTICAYPLRAWLEARGVPRGVASLAMILAVALLLGAFVFAFFFSFAQFLALLPQYTAEFDEWISNVGAWLSSLGVGQQHITQITDWLDPGKVLDVIGGVVGSATGFVAAAVILLTMVLLMAMDSTYARTLVTNLYPRKPRLATASVAYTIGVRRYMVVTTMLGIAQGVVNWLALLLLGVPGAALWGVLAFLCSFIPNVGYFIAIIPPIVFGALVGGWPMVIAVIVVYGVINAVIQSMIQPRVVGNAVSLNQTITFFSVLFWAVVLGPMGAILAIPLTLLVRLLLVDSNPNLAWVKPALGDFDEAKRMMEAEDAAAKAERRSRRHPGAGSTSGSDAPGTGEPA; encoded by the coding sequence GTGTGGTGGAACCGACGTAAGGCGTCCGAGCCCGAGCCCGAGCCCGCGGAGCCGGAGGTCGCGGCGGAGACGGCGACCGAGCACCGCGGCGCGTTCATCATGCTGGCCCTCGCGGGCGGCACCGTCGCCGCATTCGGCCTCGCCGCGATCGCCGACATCTTCGTGTGGTCGTTCTTCGCCGTCGTGCTGACGATCTGCGCCTACCCGTTGCGCGCGTGGCTCGAGGCGCGCGGGGTGCCGAGGGGCGTCGCCTCGCTCGCGATGATCCTCGCGGTCGCGCTCCTGCTCGGTGCGTTCGTCTTCGCGTTCTTCTTCTCGTTCGCGCAGTTCCTTGCGCTGCTGCCCCAGTACACGGCCGAGTTCGACGAATGGATCTCGAACGTCGGCGCCTGGCTCTCGAGCCTGGGCGTCGGCCAGCAGCACATCACGCAGATCACCGACTGGCTCGATCCGGGCAAGGTGCTCGACGTCATCGGCGGCGTGGTCGGCAGCGCGACGGGGTTCGTCGCCGCCGCGGTGATCCTGCTGACCATGGTGCTGCTCATGGCGATGGACTCGACCTACGCGCGCACCCTCGTCACCAACCTCTACCCGCGCAAGCCGCGCCTGGCCACCGCGAGCGTCGCCTACACGATCGGCGTGCGGCGATACATGGTGGTCACCACCATGCTCGGCATCGCGCAGGGCGTCGTGAACTGGCTCGCGCTCCTGTTGCTCGGCGTCCCCGGCGCCGCGCTGTGGGGTGTGCTCGCGTTCCTGTGCAGCTTCATCCCGAACGTCGGCTACTTCATCGCGATCATCCCGCCCATCGTGTTCGGTGCACTCGTGGGCGGATGGCCGATGGTCATCGCCGTGATCGTCGTGTACGGCGTCATCAACGCCGTCATCCAGTCGATGATCCAGCCTCGCGTCGTCGGCAATGCGGTCTCGCTGAACCAGACGATCACCTTCTTCTCGGTGCTGTTCTGGGCGGTCGTGCTCGGGCCGATGGGCGCGATCCTGGCGATCCCGCTCACACTCCTGGTCCGGCTGCTGCTCGTCGACTCGAACCCGAACCTCGCCTGGGTCAAGCCCGCGCTCGGCGACTTCGACGAGGCGAAGCGGATGATGGAGGCCGAGGATGCCGCGGCGAAGGCCGAGCGGCGCAGCCGGAGGCATCCGGGCGCCGGATCGACGTCGGGTTCGGATGCCCCGGGAACCGGGGAACCGGCCTAG
- a CDS encoding AI-2E family transporter, with the protein MGDTVGDEVGDTETDGTSPAAAAPPAPMAPAVRAEPVGLSRGTRLLLATAAAIIVFVGIWLARDILGPLALGAVVTIIAHPVRHPLERRGWPRWLATTAVIVVAYLILGFLALLLVFASAQFIGMLPDYADELRATAEAISEAAAAAGLSDAASGAATSLLDAGTLVSFATSTADAVLGVATAFFFVLAYVIFMAADAARFGRAGTVFGSAAADGIGTRYFSGVRRYYVVNATFGLIVAVLDGLVLWAIGIPIPIVWAILAFVTNFIPNIGFVIGLIPPAVLALVVGGWPLALVVVLAYCVINVTLQVLVQPKFVSDAVDLSLTLSFVSVVFWAFVIGPIGAILSIPLTLLVRALLLEPDSRAATLLRLSGNPKTEGGNPRVVEPT; encoded by the coding sequence GTGGGCGACACGGTGGGCGACGAGGTGGGCGACACGGAGACGGACGGGACGAGTCCGGCGGCCGCCGCCCCGCCCGCCCCGATGGCCCCGGCGGTCCGGGCCGAGCCGGTCGGGCTCTCGCGCGGCACGCGACTCCTGCTCGCGACGGCCGCGGCGATCATCGTGTTCGTCGGCATCTGGCTGGCCCGCGACATCCTCGGTCCGCTCGCACTCGGAGCGGTCGTGACGATCATCGCCCACCCGGTGCGGCATCCGCTCGAACGTCGTGGCTGGCCGCGCTGGCTCGCGACGACCGCGGTGATCGTGGTGGCGTACCTGATCCTCGGATTCCTGGCGCTCCTGCTCGTCTTCGCCTCCGCCCAGTTCATCGGGATGCTCCCCGACTATGCCGACGAGCTGCGGGCCACGGCCGAGGCCATCAGCGAGGCCGCCGCCGCCGCGGGCCTCTCGGACGCGGCATCCGGTGCTGCGACGTCACTGCTCGACGCGGGCACCCTGGTGTCGTTCGCGACGTCGACGGCCGACGCCGTGCTGGGGGTCGCCACGGCGTTCTTCTTCGTGCTCGCCTACGTGATCTTCATGGCGGCGGATGCCGCGCGCTTCGGCCGCGCGGGAACCGTCTTCGGCAGCGCCGCGGCCGACGGCATCGGCACCCGGTACTTCAGCGGGGTGCGCCGGTACTACGTCGTGAACGCGACCTTCGGCCTCATCGTCGCGGTGCTCGACGGGCTCGTGCTGTGGGCGATCGGCATCCCGATCCCGATCGTGTGGGCCATCCTCGCGTTCGTGACCAACTTCATCCCGAACATCGGCTTCGTGATCGGGCTGATCCCGCCGGCGGTGCTCGCACTCGTCGTGGGCGGGTGGCCGCTCGCGCTCGTGGTCGTGCTGGCCTACTGCGTGATCAACGTGACGCTGCAGGTGCTCGTGCAGCCGAAGTTCGTCAGCGACGCCGTCGACCTCAGCCTCACGCTCTCGTTCGTCTCGGTGGTGTTCTGGGCGTTCGTGATCGGCCCGATCGGGGCCATCCTCTCGATCCCCCTCACGCTGCTCGTGCGCGCACTGCTGCTCGAACCCGATTCGCGGGCGGCGACGCTCCTGCGCCTGTCGGGGAACCCGAAGACCGAGGGAGGGAACCCACGTGTGGTGGAACCGACGTAA
- a CDS encoding GAP family protein, with the protein MGGVIGDILPLAIGIAISPVPMIAAILMLLSPKAKGTSIGFLLGWVVGIVLAVVIFTLLASVLPEDDPDASKPIAGVVKIVLGLLLLFLAFRQWRSRPGPGEEAALPKWMSAIDQMTAMRAFVLALLLAAVNPKNLLLGAAAGTTIGTAGLTVGEDVVVVLVFTLIAAASVAIPVVAYLLASARMAGPLESLRAWLVHNNATVMAVLLLVLGVVVVGKGIGSF; encoded by the coding sequence ATGGGTGGGGTAATCGGGGACATCCTGCCGCTGGCGATCGGCATCGCGATCAGCCCGGTGCCGATGATCGCCGCGATCCTGATGCTGCTCTCGCCGAAGGCGAAGGGCACGAGCATCGGGTTCCTCCTCGGCTGGGTCGTCGGCATCGTCCTCGCCGTGGTGATCTTCACGCTGCTCGCCTCGGTGCTTCCCGAGGACGACCCGGATGCCTCGAAGCCGATCGCCGGCGTCGTCAAGATCGTGCTCGGACTGCTGCTGCTGTTCCTCGCGTTCCGGCAGTGGCGGAGCCGGCCCGGCCCCGGCGAGGAGGCCGCGCTCCCCAAGTGGATGAGCGCCATCGACCAGATGACGGCGATGCGGGCGTTCGTGCTCGCCCTGCTGCTGGCCGCCGTCAATCCGAAGAACCTCCTCCTCGGCGCCGCCGCCGGAACCACCATCGGCACCGCCGGCCTGACGGTCGGCGAGGACGTGGTGGTCGTCCTCGTGTTCACCCTCATCGCCGCGGCATCCGTCGCGATCCCGGTGGTCGCCTACCTGCTCGCGTCCGCGCGGATGGCCGGGCCTCTCGAGTCGCTGCGCGCCTGGCTGGTGCACAACAACGCCACCGTGATGGCGGTCCTGCTGCTGGTGCTCGGCGTGGTCGTCGTCGGCAAGGGGATCGGGAGCTTCTGA
- a CDS encoding SulP family inorganic anion transporter: MQRPLAGLNRRNLGRELTAGVTLLAIAIPLNIGYAQIAGLPPTAGLYALIVPTVVYALVVSSRQVVASPDAAAAALVASSIGGLAAAGSADYATLALAQAIICGILFVLLSVLKLGFLANFLSKPILVGFVGGLALDILVSQVAKMLGVKIDSGGEFVEKVVDLVTGLPTANVVSIVISVLSVAVLLGGRRLLPAVPWALIVMIVATVAVVLADLDDAGVDVLGEVPAGPPVFSWPVIDWTMWLALVPSAIALTLVTTAEGLLVSRSYGEKRGYATRPNRDLLAFGLSNIAAGASSSFAVGSSTSRTAAMDQAGSRTQLPSLVLAVGTLLLLLFGTALLADIPSPAIGAIVGVAVLPLLGIRDFAAIWRQDRFEFAVGAVCFVVTLFIGAIPGIIVAFVLALVNLAQRAASPAIDVLEAEGNPTDSLLDEAPAGSVTAPGIVVVRLAAPLFFANGAVFTDAVKRAVTGAQAHGGDSAVRHVVIDMEAVTDVDVTGAESFEALQAWLDGERIEVSFSRVRDDSRERLRQMGLLGDRRVFDTNRAAIAALGSATADG; encoded by the coding sequence GTGCAACGACCGCTGGCAGGGCTGAACCGCCGCAACCTCGGCCGCGAGTTGACGGCCGGCGTCACGCTCCTCGCGATCGCGATCCCGCTCAACATCGGGTACGCGCAGATCGCCGGGCTTCCGCCGACGGCCGGCCTGTACGCGTTGATCGTGCCCACCGTCGTGTACGCGCTCGTCGTGTCGAGCCGCCAGGTCGTCGCGTCGCCGGATGCCGCGGCGGCCGCGCTCGTCGCGAGCTCGATCGGCGGGCTGGCCGCAGCAGGATCGGCGGACTACGCGACGCTGGCGCTGGCGCAGGCGATCATCTGCGGCATCCTGTTCGTGCTGCTGTCGGTGCTGAAGCTCGGGTTCCTGGCGAACTTCCTCTCGAAGCCGATCCTCGTCGGCTTCGTCGGCGGGCTCGCGCTCGACATCCTCGTCAGCCAGGTCGCGAAGATGCTCGGGGTGAAGATCGACTCCGGCGGCGAGTTCGTCGAGAAGGTCGTCGACCTCGTCACCGGCCTGCCCACCGCGAACGTCGTCTCGATCGTGATCTCGGTCCTGTCGGTCGCGGTGCTCCTGGGTGGGCGGCGGCTGCTGCCCGCGGTGCCGTGGGCGCTCATCGTCATGATCGTCGCGACGGTCGCGGTCGTGCTCGCCGATCTCGACGACGCCGGGGTCGATGTGCTCGGCGAGGTCCCGGCCGGTCCCCCCGTGTTCTCGTGGCCCGTGATCGATTGGACGATGTGGCTCGCGCTCGTGCCGTCGGCGATCGCGCTGACCCTCGTCACGACCGCGGAGGGGCTGCTCGTGTCGCGCTCGTACGGCGAGAAGCGCGGCTATGCGACGCGCCCCAACCGCGACCTGCTGGCCTTCGGCCTGTCGAACATCGCGGCGGGCGCGAGCTCGAGCTTCGCCGTCGGCTCGTCCACGTCTCGGACCGCGGCGATGGACCAGGCCGGGTCGCGCACGCAACTGCCGTCGCTCGTGCTCGCGGTGGGCACGCTCCTGCTCCTCCTGTTCGGCACGGCCCTGCTCGCCGACATCCCGTCGCCGGCCATCGGGGCGATCGTCGGCGTCGCGGTGCTGCCGTTGCTCGGCATCCGCGACTTCGCCGCGATCTGGCGCCAGGATCGGTTCGAGTTCGCCGTCGGCGCGGTCTGCTTCGTGGTCACCCTCTTCATCGGCGCCATTCCGGGCATCATCGTCGCGTTCGTGCTCGCGCTCGTGAACCTGGCGCAGCGGGCGGCTTCGCCCGCGATCGACGTGCTCGAGGCCGAGGGCAACCCGACCGACTCGCTGCTCGACGAGGCGCCTGCCGGTTCGGTGACTGCGCCCGGCATCGTCGTGGTGCGCCTCGCGGCGCCGCTGTTCTTCGCGAACGGCGCGGTGTTCACCGACGCCGTGAAGCGCGCGGTCACGGGCGCGCAGGCACACGGGGGCGATTCCGCGGTCCGACACGTCGTCATCGACATGGAGGCGGTCACCGACGTCGACGTCACCGGAGCGGAGAGCTTCGAGGCATTGCAGGCCTGGCTCGACGGCGAACGGATCGAGGTGTCGTTCAGCCGGGTCCGCGACGATTCGCGGGAGCGGTTGCGGCAGATGGGGCTGCTCGGCGATCGCAGGGTCTTCGACACGAATCGCGCCGCGATCGCCGCGCTCGGGTCGGCGACCGCCGACGGCTGA
- a CDS encoding ion channel protein has protein sequence MSSTSSAGELADAVPGPRQLLVLAIPAILVGVLTALVLWLLDEVSSLLEDLLWTTMPAGMGFDPDAPWWIMIVLTATGTAVGLVTWLVPGHAGPDSATTDLLEPPLKPWVVPGLALAAVLGLAGGVSLGPENPIIAINATIVAALFARLLPGIPGQLAVWLAAAGTIGALFDTPVAAALVFTSALTGTPVRGHLWDRLFLPLASAGAGAITMYLLGAPPLSFEMPAYPGPTAFDLLGGGLIAVGSVVVGLAALAVFPWVHRAFHALRHPVLIPLAGGIVLGLLGVLGGPITMFKGLEQTGELLANTGTYTAGALLVIALVKLVALVVAASSGFRGGRIFPAVFIGTALGMLGNVLLPTVPIALAVACGVLGVVLVVGRDGWIAIFVAVAIVGDIGVLPMLCVIVLPAWLLVTKAPEFRVEAAEPYPYLAANR, from the coding sequence ATGTCGTCGACGTCATCAGCGGGCGAACTGGCCGACGCGGTCCCCGGACCCAGGCAGTTGCTCGTGCTCGCGATACCGGCGATCCTGGTCGGGGTGCTCACCGCGCTCGTGCTGTGGCTGCTCGACGAGGTGTCCTCGCTCCTCGAGGACCTCCTGTGGACCACCATGCCGGCGGGCATGGGATTCGACCCGGATGCCCCGTGGTGGATCATGATCGTCCTGACCGCGACCGGCACGGCGGTCGGGCTCGTCACTTGGCTCGTGCCGGGCCACGCGGGCCCCGACTCCGCGACGACGGACCTGCTCGAGCCGCCGCTCAAGCCCTGGGTCGTGCCGGGGCTCGCGCTCGCCGCCGTGCTCGGCCTCGCGGGCGGCGTCAGCCTCGGCCCGGAGAACCCGATCATCGCGATCAACGCGACGATCGTCGCCGCGTTGTTCGCGCGACTGCTGCCCGGCATCCCGGGGCAGCTCGCGGTCTGGCTCGCCGCGGCGGGCACGATCGGGGCGCTGTTCGACACCCCGGTGGCCGCGGCGCTCGTCTTCACCAGCGCGCTCACGGGCACGCCGGTCCGCGGGCACCTGTGGGACCGCCTGTTCCTCCCGCTCGCCTCCGCCGGTGCCGGAGCGATCACCATGTACCTGCTGGGCGCCCCGCCGCTGTCGTTCGAGATGCCGGCGTATCCCGGTCCGACGGCATTCGACCTCCTCGGCGGCGGCCTGATCGCCGTCGGCTCGGTGGTCGTCGGCCTCGCCGCGCTCGCCGTGTTCCCCTGGGTGCATCGGGCGTTCCATGCGCTGCGGCATCCGGTGCTCATCCCGCTCGCGGGCGGCATCGTGCTGGGCCTGCTCGGCGTGCTGGGCGGACCGATCACCATGTTCAAGGGCCTCGAGCAGACCGGAGAGCTGCTCGCGAACACCGGCACCTACACGGCGGGCGCGCTCCTCGTGATCGCGCTCGTCAAGCTCGTCGCGCTCGTGGTCGCCGCGTCGTCCGGGTTCCGCGGCGGTCGCATCTTCCCCGCCGTCTTCATCGGCACGGCGCTCGGCATGCTCGGCAACGTGCTGCTCCCGACGGTGCCGATCGCGCTGGCGGTCGCGTGCGGGGTGCTCGGCGTCGTGCTGGTCGTCGGTCGTGACGGCTGGATCGCGATCTTCGTCGCCGTCGCGATCGTCGGCGACATCGGCGTGCTCCCGATGCTGTGCGTCATCGTCCTGCCGGCGTGGCTCCTCGTGACGAAGGCGCCGGAGTTCCGGGTGGAGGCGGCGGAGCCGTACCCCTACCTCGCCGCCAACCGATAG
- a CDS encoding SHOCT domain-containing protein, whose protein sequence is MSFWESIWDIFWWTIWFFAFFAYLWAVIAIISDLFRDHKLNGWLKALWIIFLIFVPFLTALVYLIARGNGMAERSQKEAAKVQQATDDYIRSTAGTTASPSEEISKAKALLDSGAISQAEFDSLKARALANG, encoded by the coding sequence ATGAGTTTCTGGGAAAGCATCTGGGACATCTTCTGGTGGACCATCTGGTTCTTCGCGTTCTTCGCCTACCTGTGGGCGGTCATCGCGATCATCAGCGACCTGTTCCGCGACCACAAGCTGAACGGCTGGCTGAAGGCGCTCTGGATCATCTTCCTGATCTTCGTGCCGTTCCTGACCGCGCTGGTCTACCTGATCGCCCGCGGCAACGGCATGGCCGAGCGCTCGCAGAAGGAGGCCGCGAAGGTGCAGCAGGCGACGGACGACTACATCCGCAGCACCGCAGGCACCACCGCGAGCCCGTCCGAGGAGATCTCGAAGGCGAAGGCGCTGCTCGACTCGGGCGCGATCAGCCAGGCCGAGTTCGACTCGCTCAAGGCGAGGGCCCTCGCGAACGGCTGA
- a CDS encoding DUF998 domain-containing protein — protein MSQTVREASSWRQVIARPTSSAESIESFALVLGTVAFAVGALIAAIAFWGQDVSISGPGSLGQFVGIGGGLVAGVAFVVARVVMHRADDGDPFAVTGARLHWFDVTALAVANAVIALLVWIALANVLERSFVGAVVFTLPAIALAGVAFALSAYVGFLSGANLTPSLLSLLLAVFLVVGVIAAMLSSSDPLWWQKNLSALGMTDDLSAFAFNLTLVIAGVIVTIIARYGTASLDDRTPEDVRRRNTVRTLLIVVGVFLACVGIFHVDDFFWVHNSVATGMAVAFTILVFALARLVPPMPKAFVVLGYVYVGVIVVLGVFFATGYYNLTAVELVAAVLIFSWIIVFLRNVAAIRGREASAPAD, from the coding sequence GTGAGTCAGACCGTTCGGGAGGCGTCGTCGTGGCGCCAGGTCATCGCGAGGCCGACGTCGTCGGCCGAATCGATCGAGTCGTTCGCGCTCGTGCTCGGCACCGTCGCGTTCGCGGTCGGCGCCCTGATCGCGGCGATCGCGTTCTGGGGGCAGGACGTGTCGATCTCCGGCCCCGGTTCCCTGGGCCAGTTCGTCGGCATCGGGGGCGGGCTCGTCGCGGGTGTCGCATTCGTCGTCGCGCGCGTCGTCATGCATCGCGCCGACGACGGCGATCCGTTCGCGGTGACCGGCGCCCGGCTGCACTGGTTCGACGTGACCGCGCTCGCCGTCGCCAACGCCGTCATCGCGCTGCTGGTCTGGATCGCGCTCGCGAACGTGCTGGAGCGCAGCTTCGTCGGAGCGGTCGTGTTCACGCTGCCGGCGATCGCCCTGGCCGGTGTCGCGTTCGCCCTGAGCGCCTACGTCGGCTTCCTCAGCGGCGCCAACCTCACGCCGAGCCTGCTCTCGCTGCTGCTCGCGGTGTTCCTCGTCGTCGGCGTCATCGCCGCGATGCTCAGTTCGAGCGACCCGCTGTGGTGGCAGAAGAACCTCTCGGCCCTCGGCATGACCGACGACCTGTCGGCGTTCGCGTTCAACCTGACGCTCGTCATCGCCGGGGTGATCGTGACGATCATCGCCCGCTACGGCACCGCCTCGCTCGACGACCGGACGCCGGAGGACGTGCGCCGGCGCAACACCGTGCGCACCCTGCTCATCGTCGTCGGCGTCTTCCTCGCCTGCGTCGGCATCTTCCACGTCGACGACTTCTTCTGGGTGCACAACTCCGTGGCGACGGGCATGGCCGTCGCCTTCACGATCCTCGTGTTCGCGCTCGCCCGGCTCGTGCCGCCGATGCCGAAGGCGTTCGTGGTCCTCGGCTACGTCTACGTCGGCGTCATCGTCGTGCTCGGCGTGTTCTTCGCGACCGGCTACTACAACCTGACGGCGGTCGAGCTCGTCGCCGCCGTGCTGATCTTCAGCTGGATCATCGTGTTCCTGCGCAACGTCGCCGCGATCCGCGGGCGGGAGGCATCCGCCCCGGCCGACTGA
- a CDS encoding DUF2017 family protein: protein MIVAGRGGGEGVRLVLEAEEAMLLSELADQVDSVLLLGAEDDPALGRLLPNAYPDDVESAHEYTRYTRGSLVDGKRQAAQSVRDATSVGDGGKLVEIELDQVQAWGWLTFLTDLRLILAERVGVVEEGEPDQDEQRDDYLRAAYEWAGFVQGSMLEVLDPTEA from the coding sequence GTGATCGTCGCCGGCCGCGGCGGAGGCGAAGGGGTGCGCCTGGTGCTCGAGGCCGAGGAGGCGATGCTCCTGTCGGAGCTCGCCGACCAGGTCGACTCCGTGCTGCTGCTCGGAGCCGAGGACGATCCTGCGCTCGGGCGCCTGCTGCCGAACGCCTATCCCGACGACGTCGAATCGGCGCACGAGTACACCCGTTACACCCGCGGCAGCCTCGTCGACGGCAAGCGCCAGGCCGCGCAGTCCGTACGCGACGCCACCTCGGTCGGCGACGGCGGGAAGCTCGTCGAGATCGAACTCGACCAGGTGCAGGCCTGGGGGTGGCTGACGTTCCTCACCGACCTGCGGCTGATCCTCGCCGAGCGGGTCGGCGTGGTCGAGGAGGGCGAGCCAGACCAGGACGAACAGCGCGACGACTACCTGCGCGCGGCGTACGAGTGGGCCGGGTTCGTGCAGGGCTCCATGCTCGAGGTGCTCGACCCGACCGAGGCCTGA